From one Excalfactoria chinensis isolate bCotChi1 chromosome 9, bCotChi1.hap2, whole genome shotgun sequence genomic stretch:
- the CCDC195 gene encoding putative coiled-coil domain-containing protein 195, with protein MEGNTHLLQVIHELHSQIDKLQRENQALREELRACGLSAAVGGSSGEMGSPPCPTEGPDALPTASVDQAGTVTFVCDSSWAVMDLQGDRGEPQLSSVPTSRPMLGVSVTPYVVPAPLCWAQCSALLFLKCSAQSCCHSPSALQQHSQGQALLPVGYVCSQLCSSLCTADTTMTVRRYSTAASAPSRPHRAGKQSRSSRQLEERSRAEPHSCPTAAQHPSDVGRGLAKSPANCFSSSSSSKMRLFQEHVRKCRGKVKAVSFLLPTDVSYAENQGSLKGPQNQGTKQLPSETHPDGVSGHCPVVQQGNGSHNITGWMHVCCNGVT; from the exons ATGGAGGGGAACACTCACCTCCTCCAGGTTATCCATGAGTTGCACTCCCAGATCGACAAGCTGCAGCGGGAGAACCAGGCGCTGAGAGAAGAACTGCGTGCCTgtgggctgagtgctgctgtgggaggcaGCAGTGGGGAGATGGGGAGCCCGCCCTGCCCCACAGAAGGACCTGATGCATTGCCCACAGCCTCCGTGGATCAGGCAGGTACTGTGACGTTCGTGTGTGACTCCAGTTGGGCTGTTATGGATCTGCAGGGAGACAGAGGTGAGCCACAGCTGTCT TCAGTGCCCACATCCAGACCCATGTTAGGGGTGTCTGTGACCCCATATGTGGTGCCTGCACCCCTGTGCTGGGCTCagtgcagtgctttgctgttcttGAAGtgttcagctcagagctgctgtcacAGTCCGAGTGCTCTCCAGCAACACTCCCAAGGCCAGGCTCTCCTGCCAGTTGGCTACgtttgctcccagctctgctcttctctctgcactgcagaTACCACCATGACGGTGCGGCGCTACTCCACTGCAGCATCGGCACCCTCAAGGCCTCACCGTGCTGGCAAGCAGTCCcggagcagcaggcagctggaggagaggagcagggctgagccACACAGCTGTccaactgcagcacagcatcccaGCGATGTGGGCAGAGGCCTTGCGAAGAGCCCAGCCAactgcttctccagcagcagttccAGCAAAATGAGGCTGTTCCAGGAGCACGTCCGCAAGTGCAG GGGTAAAGTAAAGGCTGTTAGTTTCCTGTTACCAACGGATGTGTCGTATGCTGAAAATCAAGGTTCTTTGAAAGGCCCGCAAAATCAGGGCACAAAACA GCTGCCTTCAGAGACTCACCCAGACGGTGTTTCGGGTCACTGCCCTGTTGTTCAGCAAGGAAATGGAAGCCACAACATAACTGGCTGGATGCATGTATGCTGCAATGGAGTCACATGA